In a genomic window of Sutcliffiella sp. FSL R7-0096:
- a CDS encoding D-alanyl-D-alanine carboxypeptidase family protein produces the protein MLTTIFSIQDVKAEGNNPHLDINAEAALLLEQSTGKIIYQKNIDSILGIASMTKMMSEYLILEAISEGKLSLDDQYNVNEYVWTISHDRSLSNVPLRRDGTYNVQELYEAMAIYSANGATIALAEMVAGTETEFVKMMNEKAEELGLEDYKFVNSTGLNNADLYGMHPDGTNADEENVMSARATAKLAYHLLNDFPEILETASIPKKKFREGTDDEIDMSNWNWMLPGLISEYEGVDGLKTGFTDFAGYNFTGTIEKDGMRFISVVMDAKNANGQPQDTARFAETRKLFDYGFANYSVKEIYPSNYQIDENSNLKVVKGKEKQVEVETSDALKVLVKRGEEESFEPLYVYDEKVVLEDAITAPFEEGTKVGHMTVNYTGEEEDLGYLFEQQGSKVDLVTKEGVEKANWFVLSMRAIGGFFADLWSTVVGAVKGLF, from the coding sequence ATGCTGACAACCATTTTCTCGATACAAGATGTAAAAGCGGAGGGGAATAACCCCCACTTGGATATAAATGCAGAAGCTGCATTACTTCTTGAACAAAGCACCGGAAAGATTATTTATCAAAAGAACATTGATTCCATTCTTGGAATCGCAAGTATGACTAAAATGATGAGTGAGTACTTAATTTTAGAAGCGATCAGTGAAGGGAAGCTTTCACTAGATGATCAATACAATGTGAATGAATATGTTTGGACGATCTCCCATGATCGCAGTCTTTCCAATGTTCCTCTTCGAAGAGACGGTACATACAATGTACAGGAACTTTATGAGGCAATGGCCATCTACTCTGCCAATGGTGCAACTATCGCCCTTGCGGAAATGGTAGCCGGTACGGAAACGGAATTTGTGAAAATGATGAACGAAAAGGCCGAGGAATTAGGCCTAGAAGATTATAAATTTGTTAACTCAACTGGATTGAACAATGCAGATCTTTACGGTATGCATCCAGATGGAACAAATGCAGATGAAGAAAATGTCATGTCTGCCCGTGCAACAGCGAAGCTTGCTTACCACTTATTGAATGACTTCCCTGAGATCTTAGAAACGGCCAGCATTCCTAAAAAGAAGTTCAGAGAAGGTACAGACGATGAAATCGATATGTCTAACTGGAACTGGATGCTTCCAGGACTTATTTCTGAGTATGAAGGAGTCGACGGATTAAAAACTGGTTTCACAGATTTTGCAGGCTATAACTTTACTGGAACTATCGAGAAGGATGGCATGAGATTTATTTCCGTGGTAATGGATGCTAAAAATGCTAATGGCCAGCCTCAAGATACTGCTCGTTTTGCAGAAACTAGAAAACTATTTGATTACGGTTTTGCCAACTACTCTGTTAAAGAAATTTACCCTTCTAACTATCAGATTGATGAAAACTCCAATCTGAAAGTAGTGAAAGGGAAAGAAAAGCAAGTAGAAGTGGAAACCAGTGACGCTTTGAAGGTACTAGTGAAGCGTGGAGAAGAAGAAAGCTTTGAACCACTGTATGTATATGATGAAAAAGTGGTATTAGAAGATGCTATTACAGCTCCTTTTGAAGAAGGTACTAAAGTCGGTCACATGACTGTGAATTATACTGGTGAAGAAGAAGACTTAGGTTACCTTTTTGAACAACAAGGTTCGAAAGTGGATCTTGTAACCAAAGAGGGCGTTGAGAAAGCGAACTGGTTCGTGCTTTCCATGCGTGCGATTGGCGGATTCTTTGCAGATCTATGGTCTACAGTTGTTGGAGCGGTAAAAGGTCTATTTTAA
- the pdxS gene encoding pyridoxal 5'-phosphate synthase lyase subunit PdxS: MTHQTGTDRVKRGMAEMQKGGVIMDVVNAEQARIAEEAGAVAVMALERVPADIRAAGGVARMADPTIVEEVMKAVSIPVMAKARIGHIVEARVLEAMGVDYIDESEVLTPADEEYHLDKRQYKVPFVCGCRDLGEAARRIGEGASMLRTKGEPGTGNIVEAVRHIRKVNAQVRKVVGMNEDELMTEAKLLGAPFELLLEIKRTGKLPVVNFAAGGIATPADAALMMQLGSDGVFVGSGIFKSENPAKFARAIVEATTHYEDYELIASLSKGLGTAMKGIEISTLLPENRMQERGW, from the coding sequence ATGACACATCAAACAGGTACAGATCGTGTAAAACGTGGAATGGCGGAAATGCAAAAAGGCGGCGTTATCATGGACGTTGTTAACGCTGAGCAGGCAAGAATTGCAGAAGAAGCTGGTGCAGTCGCTGTAATGGCATTGGAGCGTGTTCCTGCTGATATCCGTGCAGCTGGTGGGGTTGCCCGCATGGCAGATCCAACAATTGTGGAAGAGGTTATGAAGGCTGTATCCATTCCGGTAATGGCAAAAGCTCGTATCGGCCATATCGTGGAAGCTCGCGTATTGGAAGCAATGGGTGTGGATTACATCGATGAGAGTGAAGTATTGACTCCGGCTGATGAAGAATACCACTTGGACAAGCGCCAATACAAAGTACCATTTGTATGTGGTTGTCGTGACCTAGGGGAAGCTGCACGCCGTATCGGTGAAGGTGCTTCCATGCTTCGTACTAAAGGTGAGCCTGGAACAGGGAACATCGTAGAAGCGGTTCGTCACATCCGTAAAGTGAACGCACAGGTTCGCAAGGTGGTAGGAATGAACGAAGATGAATTGATGACAGAAGCTAAGCTTTTAGGAGCACCTTTTGAACTGCTTCTTGAAATCAAGCGTACTGGCAAGCTTCCGGTAGTGAACTTCGCAGCAGGCGGGATTGCGACTCCAGCCGATGCAGCGTTAATGATGCAATTAGGTTCTGATGGAGTATTTGTTGGCTCTGGTATCTTCAAATCAGAAAACCCAGCCAAATTTGCTCGTGCGATCGTAGAAGCGACTACTCATTATGAAGATTATGAATTGATTGCTAGCCTGTCCAAAGGATTGGGAACTGCAATGAAAGGTATCGAAATTTCTACACTATTACCTGAAAATCGCATGCAAGAGCGTGGCTGGTAA
- the pdxT gene encoding pyridoxal 5'-phosphate synthase glutaminase subunit PdxT: MVKVGVLGLQGAVREHVRSIEASGAEAVVVKRAEQLNEVDGLIIPGGESTTMRRLIDKYSFMEPLREFGSSGKPVFGTCAGLILIADEIVGYEEPHLAFMDAKVERNSFGRQVDSFEAELSIAGIAEDFVGVFIRAPHIVEVGEDVEVLCKHNGRIVAARQGQFLGCSFHPELTDDHRITQYFVNMVKESK; the protein is encoded by the coding sequence ATGGTGAAAGTTGGAGTCTTGGGACTTCAAGGTGCGGTTCGGGAACATGTCAGGTCCATCGAAGCATCTGGAGCAGAAGCAGTAGTGGTAAAAAGAGCGGAACAGCTTAATGAAGTAGACGGCCTGATCATTCCGGGCGGCGAAAGCACGACCATGCGCCGACTGATTGATAAGTATTCTTTCATGGAGCCCCTCCGTGAGTTCGGCTCTAGTGGGAAACCTGTGTTTGGTACTTGTGCCGGACTTATCCTGATTGCGGATGAAATTGTCGGCTACGAAGAGCCACACTTGGCATTCATGGATGCGAAGGTAGAGCGTAACTCGTTTGGCCGTCAGGTGGACAGCTTTGAAGCGGAGCTTTCCATTGCAGGCATAGCAGAGGATTTTGTCGGAGTATTTATCCGCGCCCCGCATATTGTCGAAGTGGGGGAAGACGTGGAAGTGCTGTGCAAGCATAATGGTCGCATTGTTGCTGCTCGTCAGGGGCAGTTCCTAGGTTGCTCGTTCCATCCAGAATTAACGGATGACCACCGAATTACACAGTATTTTGTGAATATGGTGAAAGAGTCCAAATAA
- the serS gene encoding serine--tRNA ligase: MLDLKLLRANFEEIKGKLQHRGEDLSDLDRFEELDAKRRDLLVQTEQLKSKRNEVSQQIAAMKREKQDADHLIKEMREVGDKVKELDEELRGVEEALELLLLSIPNIPHESVPVGETEDDNVEIRKWGEVPNFGFEAKAHWDIADELGILDFERAGKVTGSRFVFYRGLGARLERALFNYMLDLHVDEHGYTEVLPPYLVNRASMTGTGQLPKFEEDAFLIEKEDYFLVPTAEVPITNMHRDEILSGDQLPINYAAFSACFRSEAGSAGRDTRGLIRQHQFNKVELVKFVKPEESYEELEKLTGNAEKVLQLLGLPYRVLSMCTADLGFTAAKKYDIEVWIPSQETYREISSCSNFESFQARRAGIRFRRDPKAKPEHVHTLNGSGLAVGRTVAAIMENYQQEDGSVIIPEVLRPYMGGKEFLTK; encoded by the coding sequence ATGTTGGATTTAAAGTTATTGCGTGCGAATTTTGAAGAGATAAAGGGTAAGCTTCAACACAGAGGGGAAGATCTTTCTGATTTGGACCGCTTTGAAGAGCTGGATGCGAAAAGAAGGGACCTTCTTGTTCAAACAGAGCAATTGAAAAGCAAACGTAACGAAGTTTCTCAGCAAATTGCTGCCATGAAACGCGAAAAGCAAGATGCTGATCATTTAATCAAGGAAATGCGAGAAGTGGGAGATAAGGTAAAGGAACTGGATGAGGAGCTAAGAGGAGTGGAAGAAGCGCTTGAGTTGTTGCTTTTATCTATCCCAAACATCCCTCATGAGAGTGTTCCTGTAGGGGAAACTGAGGATGACAATGTAGAGATCCGTAAATGGGGAGAAGTACCGAATTTCGGGTTTGAGGCGAAAGCGCATTGGGATATTGCCGATGAGCTTGGTATCCTTGACTTCGAACGTGCAGGGAAAGTAACAGGCAGTCGCTTTGTTTTCTACCGCGGTTTGGGTGCAAGACTTGAGAGAGCCTTATTCAACTATATGTTAGATTTGCATGTGGATGAACATGGTTATACAGAAGTGTTACCACCATACTTGGTAAACCGTGCGAGCATGACGGGGACAGGTCAGTTGCCTAAGTTTGAAGAGGATGCTTTCTTGATTGAGAAGGAAGATTACTTCTTGGTTCCAACAGCAGAGGTTCCAATCACAAATATGCACCGTGACGAGATATTAAGTGGCGATCAATTGCCAATCAATTATGCGGCATTCAGTGCTTGCTTCCGTTCTGAGGCTGGATCTGCAGGGCGTGACACTCGCGGTTTGATTCGCCAGCATCAGTTCAATAAAGTGGAACTTGTGAAGTTTGTAAAACCGGAAGAATCTTATGAAGAGCTGGAGAAGTTGACTGGTAATGCGGAAAAAGTATTGCAACTGCTTGGACTTCCATACCGAGTGTTGAGCATGTGTACAGCAGACTTAGGTTTTACAGCAGCGAAGAAATATGACATCGAAGTATGGATCCCGAGTCAGGAAACATACCGTGAGATTTCTTCTTGCAGTAATTTCGAGAGCTTCCAAGCGCGCCGTGCAGGCATCCGTTTCCGTCGCGATCCGAAAGCAAAGCCAGAGCATGTGCATACGCTGAATGGATCTGGACTTGCCGTGGGACGTACGGTGGCGGCCATTATGGAAAACTACCAACAAGAAGACGGTTCTGTCATCATTCCGGAAGTATTGCGACCATATATGGGTGGGAAAGAATTTTTGACCAAATAG
- a CDS encoding deoxynucleoside kinase has translation MNLRQKYGIPSNAVITIAGTVGVGKSTMTNALANALGFRTSFEKVDTNPYLDKFYADFERWSFHLQIYFLAERFKDQKKIFEYGGGFIQDRSIYEDTGIFANMHYEKGTMTQVDYDTYTSLFEAMVMTPYFPHPDLLIYLEGSLDDILGRIQERGRPMEQQTPVSYWEEMHERYERWINNFHACPVLRLNINEYDVLSNSDSIEPIIEKISHHMKQSQLLKK, from the coding sequence ATGAATTTACGTCAAAAATACGGCATCCCATCCAATGCAGTGATCACCATTGCCGGTACAGTGGGAGTCGGAAAATCTACCATGACGAACGCCTTGGCGAATGCCCTTGGTTTTCGCACATCCTTTGAAAAAGTGGACACCAATCCTTACTTAGATAAATTTTACGCTGATTTTGAAAGATGGAGCTTCCATTTACAAATCTACTTCCTTGCTGAACGTTTCAAGGACCAGAAGAAAATCTTCGAATATGGTGGAGGCTTCATTCAAGACAGATCGATCTACGAAGACACTGGTATTTTCGCCAATATGCATTATGAAAAAGGGACGATGACACAAGTCGACTATGACACCTATACCAGCTTGTTTGAAGCAATGGTGATGACACCTTACTTCCCACATCCAGATTTATTAATTTATCTGGAAGGAAGTTTGGACGATATCCTAGGACGCATCCAAGAACGCGGACGCCCGATGGAACAGCAGACACCGGTCTCCTACTGGGAAGAAATGCACGAGCGTTATGAAAGATGGATCAATAATTTTCACGCATGCCCTGTCTTGCGATTAAACATCAATGAATACGATGTGCTGAGTAATTCCGATTCCATCGAACCAATCATCGAAAAAATCTCTCACCACATGAAGCAATCTCAATTGCTGAAAAAATAA
- a CDS encoding deoxynucleoside kinase produces MHATPFITVEGPIGVGKTSLAKKIAEEFQYHLLKEIVDENPFLGKFYENIDEWSFQTEMFFLCNRFKQLEDIEQHHLKKHTPVVADYHILKNLIFAKRTLKDKQYDKYLQIYDILTNDMPKPNVIIYLNASLDTLLNRIEMRGRDIEKKIDPLYLQQLSLDYDEEMDRLEKQYPSLPILRFNGDDVDFVQREEDLQRIFQQLKDTLQKGVNV; encoded by the coding sequence GTGCACGCAACACCATTTATAACAGTAGAAGGACCTATCGGAGTTGGAAAAACCTCGCTTGCGAAAAAGATCGCAGAAGAGTTCCAATATCATTTATTAAAAGAAATAGTAGACGAAAATCCTTTCCTCGGAAAGTTCTACGAGAACATTGACGAGTGGAGCTTCCAAACGGAAATGTTTTTCCTTTGTAATAGATTTAAACAGCTTGAAGATATCGAGCAGCATCATTTGAAGAAGCATACACCCGTTGTGGCGGATTACCATATCCTTAAGAATCTCATTTTCGCAAAACGCACATTAAAGGACAAGCAGTATGATAAGTACTTGCAAATTTACGACATTCTGACAAATGATATGCCAAAGCCGAATGTCATCATTTATTTGAACGCTAGTCTGGATACGCTATTGAATAGAATTGAAATGCGCGGTCGCGATATTGAAAAGAAAATTGATCCACTCTATCTGCAACAACTTAGTCTCGATTATGATGAAGAAATGGACCGCCTCGAAAAACAATATCCCTCTTTGCCTATCCTGCGCTTCAACGGAGACGATGTTGATTTTGTACAACGAGAAGAAGACCTACAACGTATCTTTCAACAACTGAAGGATACCTTGCAAAAAGGAGTTAACGTGTAA
- a CDS encoding glycoside hydrolase family 18 protein: MQTHVVRQGQTLTGIAQAYATTPSDIIQANDLPNPDRLVVGQALVIPIVGRFYFVQPGDSIFSIARRFNTTPEVLIEVNQLNPATPLRVGLRLYIPPQPKREAEIIAYVEPRGDTVSEELQQSSRNAAPYLTYLAPFSFQVLRDGSLKEPPLNNLPQIAAQDNVILMMVLTNLEDDAFSDELGRIILTDMNVQNKFLDNIVATAKKYNFKDIHFDFEFLRPADREDYNTFLRKARDRFKQEGWLISTALAPKTRADQPGKWYEAHDYKAHGEIVDFVVIMTYEWGYSGGPPMAVSPIGPVREVLEYAITEMPSEKIMMGQNLYGYDWTLPFTPGGEFAKAISPQAAIELAAENNVAIEYDEEAQAPHFNYFKDGKEHEVWFEDARSIQAKFDLIKELNLRGISYWKLGLPFPQNWLLITDNFNVVKNPTERFYYSY, encoded by the coding sequence ATGCAAACTCATGTCGTAAGGCAAGGACAAACTTTAACAGGGATCGCACAGGCCTACGCCACCACCCCTAGTGACATCATTCAAGCGAATGACCTTCCCAACCCTGATCGATTGGTGGTGGGCCAGGCGTTGGTCATCCCTATCGTGGGCCGCTTTTATTTTGTTCAACCGGGAGACAGTATTTTTTCCATCGCAAGAAGATTTAACACGACCCCAGAAGTATTAATAGAGGTAAACCAATTAAATCCTGCCACACCCTTACGTGTGGGTTTAAGGCTATATATCCCTCCCCAACCGAAAAGGGAAGCGGAAATTATTGCGTATGTCGAGCCACGCGGGGACACGGTATCAGAAGAATTACAACAGAGTTCAAGAAACGCAGCCCCATACTTGACGTACCTTGCACCTTTTAGCTTCCAGGTCCTGCGGGATGGATCCTTGAAGGAACCGCCACTCAACAACCTCCCACAGATCGCCGCACAAGATAATGTCATCCTGATGATGGTACTCACCAACCTGGAAGACGATGCATTCAGTGACGAACTCGGCAGGATTATTTTGACGGATATGAATGTGCAAAATAAGTTTCTAGATAATATTGTTGCCACAGCCAAAAAATATAACTTCAAAGATATCCATTTCGATTTTGAATTTTTACGGCCTGCTGATAGGGAAGACTATAATACCTTCCTTCGCAAAGCCAGGGATCGCTTTAAACAAGAAGGCTGGCTCATTTCCACCGCCCTTGCCCCAAAAACGAGGGCCGACCAGCCAGGGAAATGGTATGAGGCTCATGATTATAAGGCACATGGCGAAATCGTCGACTTTGTTGTCATCATGACATATGAATGGGGCTATAGCGGAGGACCACCAATGGCCGTTTCGCCTATCGGACCAGTCCGAGAAGTATTGGAATATGCCATCACCGAAATGCCAAGCGAGAAGATCATGATGGGGCAGAACCTTTATGGATACGATTGGACGCTTCCGTTCACGCCTGGCGGGGAATTTGCCAAAGCGATCAGTCCGCAAGCAGCCATAGAACTTGCAGCAGAAAATAACGTCGCGATCGAATACGATGAAGAGGCCCAGGCCCCGCACTTCAACTATTTTAAAGATGGAAAAGAACATGAAGTCTGGTTTGAGGATGCCAGGTCCATTCAGGCAAAATTCGACCTGATCAAGGAACTGAATCTCAGAGGTATCAGCTATTGGAAGCTCGGCCTTCCGTTTCCACAGAATTGGCTGCTCATCACCGATAATTTCAATGTGGTAAAAAATCCAACAGAACGCTTCTATTACTCTTATTGA
- a CDS encoding isochorismatase family cysteine hydrolase, whose amino-acid sequence MMEHSALLIIDIINDFQFKHGNALAEKTATIYPNIVKLKDMMIKEQRPVIYINDHYNLWQADYDKIMEKCRNPLSAPIIEALRPTDQDFFLIKPKHSAFYGTALHTLLSQLKVKNLILTGIAGNICVLFTANDAYMRELGLCIPHDAIASADEQDNEYALKMMKNVLKAEVRSTEKLLSNS is encoded by the coding sequence ATGATGGAGCATTCCGCTTTACTTATAATAGATATTATCAATGATTTTCAATTTAAGCACGGAAATGCCTTAGCAGAGAAAACAGCGACGATCTACCCAAATATCGTGAAGCTCAAAGACATGATGATAAAAGAGCAACGCCCAGTCATCTATATCAATGACCATTATAACCTATGGCAGGCAGATTACGATAAGATCATGGAAAAATGCCGCAACCCTCTCAGTGCACCGATCATTGAAGCCCTAAGACCGACAGATCAGGATTTTTTCCTGATCAAGCCCAAGCATTCCGCTTTTTATGGAACAGCCCTACATACGCTGCTCTCCCAGCTGAAGGTCAAAAATCTCATTCTAACCGGGATCGCCGGCAACATTTGTGTATTATTCACGGCAAATGATGCATATATGCGTGAGTTGGGACTCTGCATCCCTCATGATGCCATTGCATCTGCAGATGAACAGGACAATGAGTATGCTTTAAAGATGATGAAAAATGTCCTTAAAGCTGAAGTCCGTTCAACAGAAAAGTTACTGTCCAACTCATGA
- the tadA gene encoding tRNA adenosine(34) deaminase TadA, with protein sequence MQDEYFMKLAIAEAKKAEALKEVPIGAVLVLDGQVVASGYNLRETTQRSITHAEILVIDQACESLKTWRLEDATLYVTLEPCPMCAGAIIQSRVKKVVYGAKDPKAGCAGTLMNLLQDERFNHQTDVVSGVLAEECGELLSTFFRRLRQEKKEKKQQSNNAT encoded by the coding sequence ATGCAGGATGAATATTTCATGAAGCTCGCAATCGCTGAGGCAAAGAAGGCCGAAGCATTAAAGGAAGTTCCCATTGGGGCTGTGCTTGTACTGGACGGGCAAGTAGTTGCGAGTGGCTATAACTTAAGGGAAACAACACAGCGATCCATTACGCATGCAGAAATACTGGTTATCGATCAGGCTTGTGAATCCTTGAAAACTTGGCGTTTGGAGGATGCCACGTTGTATGTGACATTGGAACCTTGCCCAATGTGCGCCGGAGCCATCATCCAGTCAAGAGTGAAGAAAGTGGTGTACGGTGCAAAAGATCCAAAAGCGGGCTGCGCAGGGACACTGATGAACCTCTTACAGGATGAAAGGTTCAATCACCAGACGGACGTTGTGAGCGGCGTGCTTGCAGAGGAATGCGGGGAGCTCTTGTCCACGTTTTTCAGAAGGCTCCGCCAGGAAAAGAAAGAAAAGAAACAGCAGTCCAATAATGCCACCTAA
- the dnaX gene encoding DNA polymerase III subunit gamma/tau yields MAYQALYRVFRPQLFEDVVGQEHITKTLQNALLQQKFSHAYLFSGPRGTGKTSAAKILAKAVNCEHAPVAEPCNECPSCKGITDGSISDVIEIDAASNNGVDEIRDIRDKVKYAPSSVKYKVYIIDEVHMLSIGAFNALLKTLEEPPKHVIFILATTEPHKIPLTIISRCQRFDFKRITGESIVGRLSTVLQAQAIEAEPQALAVIARAAEGGMRDALSLMDQAISFSDGTLTVQDALAITGSVSQTFMTDIVHGLYHKNVAEALDSLHKVFQLGKDPARFLEDLIFYYRDMLLYKTAPNLEQILDRVQVDEAFQRFAEEIPTETIYETIDILNKSQQEMKWTNHPRIYLEVAIVKLCQLEASTQEAANQDQVNLLQKKITMLESKVKELAAGNVGGAAQPTAPSKSPARSGGGARNGFKPATGRIQEVLKQATRGDLDSIKGSWAQLLEALRKQNKVSHAALLTDSEPVAAASSAFVLKFKYEIHCKMASDEPVKQNLEQIILELTGKSYDMLAVPEEEWLKIREGFIRGQKSDEEGDEAKDDPFIEEAKKLVGPDLVEIKE; encoded by the coding sequence GTGGCATATCAAGCTTTATACCGTGTTTTTAGACCGCAACTATTCGAAGACGTTGTGGGACAGGAACATATAACCAAAACCTTACAAAACGCCCTGCTTCAACAAAAGTTTTCTCACGCCTACTTGTTCTCCGGTCCAAGAGGAACAGGAAAAACAAGTGCGGCCAAAATACTTGCAAAAGCGGTGAACTGTGAACATGCACCGGTAGCAGAGCCATGCAATGAATGCCCTTCCTGTAAAGGCATTACAGATGGTTCGATTTCCGATGTTATAGAAATTGATGCGGCCTCCAACAATGGAGTGGACGAAATCCGTGATATTCGTGACAAGGTCAAATATGCTCCAAGTTCCGTGAAATATAAAGTTTATATTATAGATGAAGTACATATGCTGTCGATCGGGGCCTTCAACGCTTTATTAAAGACACTAGAAGAACCTCCGAAACATGTCATCTTTATTTTGGCGACAACAGAGCCCCATAAAATACCTTTAACGATCATCTCGCGTTGTCAGCGTTTTGATTTTAAAAGGATTACAGGGGAGTCGATCGTCGGAAGGCTATCTACTGTCTTACAGGCCCAAGCAATAGAGGCGGAGCCGCAAGCGCTTGCTGTAATAGCTCGAGCGGCAGAGGGTGGGATGCGTGATGCCCTCAGCCTGATGGACCAGGCAATCTCTTTCAGTGACGGGACATTAACCGTCCAAGATGCACTGGCCATCACAGGTTCTGTTTCCCAAACCTTCATGACAGACATCGTCCATGGCTTGTATCATAAAAATGTTGCAGAGGCGTTGGACTCCTTACATAAGGTATTCCAATTAGGGAAGGATCCCGCCAGGTTTCTAGAAGACCTTATCTTCTATTACCGTGACATGCTTTTATATAAAACGGCACCAAACCTCGAACAGATATTGGACAGAGTACAGGTGGATGAAGCGTTTCAGCGATTTGCCGAGGAAATCCCTACTGAAACGATCTATGAAACGATTGATATCCTGAATAAAAGCCAACAGGAAATGAAGTGGACAAATCATCCCCGTATTTATCTCGAAGTGGCGATAGTCAAGCTTTGCCAGCTTGAAGCCTCCACGCAGGAAGCAGCCAATCAAGATCAGGTGAATCTGCTGCAAAAGAAAATCACCATGCTGGAAAGCAAAGTGAAAGAGCTTGCGGCAGGGAATGTAGGCGGAGCGGCACAACCTACTGCTCCAAGCAAGTCCCCTGCAAGAAGTGGTGGAGGAGCAAGAAACGGCTTTAAGCCTGCAACCGGCCGAATTCAGGAAGTGCTGAAGCAGGCAACAAGAGGAGATCTGGACAGCATCAAAGGCAGCTGGGCCCAATTACTGGAAGCATTACGCAAGCAGAACAAAGTATCTCATGCGGCTTTGTTGACTGATAGCGAACCTGTAGCTGCAGCAAGCAGTGCTTTTGTGTTAAAGTTTAAATATGAAATACATTGCAAAATGGCATCCGATGAACCGGTCAAGCAGAACCTGGAGCAAATCATCCTTGAGCTTACCGGCAAGTCTTATGATATGCTGGCCGTTCCGGAAGAAGAATGGCTGAAAATACGAGAAGGATTCATTCGTGGACAAAAAAGTGATGAAGAGGGCGACGAGGCAAAAGACGACCCCTTTATTGAAGAAGCGAAAAAACTCGTCGGTCCAGATCTTGTAGAAATCAAAGAATGA
- a CDS encoding YbaB/EbfC family nucleoid-associated protein: MRGGGMGNMQKMMKQMQKMQKDMAKAQEELAEKTMEGTAGGGMVTVVVNGQKEIIEVNIKEEVVDPEDIEMLQDLVLAATNDALKKMEELTNDTMGQFTKGLNMPGLF, encoded by the coding sequence ATGCGTGGCGGCGGAATGGGTAACATGCAAAAAATGATGAAACAGATGCAAAAAATGCAAAAAGATATGGCGAAAGCTCAAGAGGAGCTGGCTGAAAAGACAATGGAAGGTACTGCTGGCGGCGGTATGGTAACAGTTGTCGTTAATGGTCAGAAGGAGATCATCGAAGTAAATATCAAAGAAGAAGTGGTAGACCCTGAAGATATCGAAATGCTACAAGACTTGGTTCTAGCAGCAACAAACGATGCCCTTAAGAAAATGGAAGAGTTAACAAATGACACCATGGGTCAATTCACTAAAGGGTTAAACATGCCAGGACTTTTCTAG
- the recR gene encoding recombination mediator RecR yields MHYPEPISKLIDSFMKLPGIGPKTAARLAFFVLNMKEDTVLDFAKALVNAKRNLSYCSVCGHITDKDPCYICEDNRRDRTIICVVQETKDVIAMEKMRDYNGLYHVLHGAISPMDGIGPEDIKIPELIKRLQDDEVQELILATNPNIEGEATAMYISRLLKPSGIKMTRIAHGLPVGGDLEYADEVTLSKALEGRREI; encoded by the coding sequence ATGCACTATCCTGAGCCTATATCAAAGCTGATCGACAGCTTTATGAAATTGCCAGGTATCGGCCCGAAAACGGCCGCTCGTCTGGCTTTTTTCGTACTTAATATGAAAGAAGACACTGTACTTGATTTTGCAAAAGCCTTGGTTAATGCAAAACGGAATCTCTCATACTGTTCCGTGTGTGGACATATCACAGACAAGGACCCGTGCTATATCTGTGAGGATAATAGGCGGGACAGAACCATCATATGTGTGGTGCAGGAAACCAAGGATGTTATCGCAATGGAGAAAATGAGGGACTATAACGGTCTTTATCATGTCCTGCATGGGGCAATCTCCCCTATGGATGGCATCGGTCCGGAAGATATCAAGATCCCGGAACTTATCAAACGATTGCAGGATGATGAGGTGCAAGAATTGATCCTTGCAACCAACCCCAACATAGAAGGCGAAGCTACTGCCATGTATATCTCAAGGCTTTTAAAGCCATCTGGGATAAAAATGACCCGTATTGCTCATGGACTTCCTGTTGGCGGAGATCTAGAATATGCAGATGAAGTGACATTATCTAAAGCCCTTGAGGGAAGACGGGAAATCTAA
- a CDS encoding YaaL family protein — protein sequence MFFRKKDRLKKQFDAKLMDTTEECKHRWTKHKSLVDKSLDPSEEVICQLKLAEAKYLFLLREVRTRMVKK from the coding sequence ATGTTCTTTCGAAAAAAAGACCGCTTAAAAAAACAGTTCGACGCCAAACTAATGGATACCACTGAAGAATGTAAACACCGTTGGACAAAACACAAGAGTCTAGTGGATAAAAGTCTGGATCCTTCAGAAGAGGTGATCTGCCAACTAAAATTGGCAGAAGCAAAATATCTCTTCCTATTAAGGGAAGTCCGTACACGTATGGTGAAGAAGTAG